From the genome of Solidesulfovibrio carbinolicus, one region includes:
- a CDS encoding cytochrome c3 family protein has translation MRSKVMLSGLIVMVCSLALATAAYCEGGKFSDIVDAKSTLCYPLELTFKRPSGVLKTSFAPVKFSHGQHASVACVTCHHMWDGKGEIQGCAEAGCHDNLKDRQEATSYFRAFHDKNADNSCLGCHMKLNVERKAKGQKPLSVAPCSNNGCHVAAK, from the coding sequence ATGCGTTCCAAGGTCATGCTTTCCGGGTTGATCGTCATGGTGTGCAGCCTGGCCCTGGCCACGGCGGCCTATTGCGAGGGCGGCAAGTTCAGCGACATCGTGGATGCCAAATCCACCCTGTGCTACCCCCTTGAACTGACCTTCAAACGGCCGTCCGGGGTCCTCAAGACCAGCTTTGCCCCGGTCAAATTTTCCCACGGCCAACACGCTTCCGTAGCCTGCGTCACCTGCCACCACATGTGGGACGGCAAGGGCGAAATCCAGGGCTGCGCCGAAGCCGGCTGCCACGACAACCTGAAGGACCGCCAGGAAGCCACGTCCTACTTCCGCGCCTTCCACGACAAGAATGCCGACAACAGCTGCCTGGGCTGCCACATGAAGCTCAACGTGGAGCGCAAGGCCAAGGGCCAGAAGCCCCTGTCCGTGGCTCCCTGCTCCAACAACGGCTGCCACGTGGCCGCGAAGTAG